The window aattaccaccattttgtatcttggagcagtcgctaaaggcaaaggactcaacataactttaaactggatcccatcccatattggaatcccattaaatgaaaaagctgatgaaattgctaaattggcaactcgtcatccagtgatacataaaacaattcaacccagcctagagaacataaaaaacatcatcaccaaaaaactctcacatctcaacaaagcctacctgcaccagaaaatagctgaaggttcgccctctgcaacatggtatcttcaggcaaccaaagtaaaaaggttaaatatcccaaaaggaatccacagggaaatagcagttaggttatatagactacgtcttggTTACAGATgcaggcaaccaggtttgcagagagagcagccagcaatcaacttccacaagatgtattagcagtacagaccggactagaggaagaaaggtggcacagaatccttacggcatgtgaagaagtctctgacactaatgcccccttcacactggatgagctcaatcgggctaagaaaaactccaaggatacatcccctggagccgacaaaataacctataaaatgattagaaacctcggcccagagggagacgctgcatacctaaggttaattaatttagcctggacttctcaaactagaccttctgcttggaatagagcagacatagtgccgatcccaaaacccaaagatccagctaatcccaggcccatctctctccaaagctgtgcagccaagacggctgacagaatggcactcaacagactggagtggaaaatgcctaaactgcaccatgatatgtatgcctatagaagaggggttggcacagtggaatgtattacaactctgttagcccacttgaatgacagaccaggaatgctgatattcctggacctcgaaaaagcctttgaactggctagcgccccagctattctctgctgcctcattgacaaagaggtcagaggcaacctgctctcctggaccaaaaactgtctcataaacagagaagcaagagtaaaacttcatggcacagtctctgagtacaaaagacatgaaaaatggtacaccgcaaggaggtattctcagccctcttctcttcaactgtttaatggaaagaataatgaggttgaaacttccacatcactgcaggctgctaaactacgcggacgactttgtcatcatcataaaaggaagggatgcggcgcgccttgcacccaaatgcttagactgcatcagtaaagaggcaaaacagattgggatcaaactcaacccctcaaagtcaaaggccatgcccataaaaatagcgaagcccaacatccaactcacagtacagggtcaaccaatagaatgggtcgacacctatcagtatctaggaatcatcctggacacacacatgaattttaatgctgaggtcacatacttgagagagcgaactgcggcccggacggcaatcctcaggtcgctaacctccctttctggaggagccaatctgcaagtccttcgcacatactatgtacaggcagtcagatcagtgatcgattatgccgcacctgcactcacaaatctatcacaccaacagtggaaaaaacttgaagttgcccaaaacaatgctatgagagctgcactgggagcccccatgtggaccaggcttgaaactcttagactggagacgggtttaccctctctacaagaaagaatatcacaaaggacagctacaattatcagtaagataattatttcttctgatccaatcccagtacggcaggccttggtggttggactaggccaaaacaatggaaactcttgggttgcaagagcaggaaaagtcctaaacagactacatttaaaaaacatgattcttgatagagagggtgatcatccacatccaaattacactccttccgcaccgtgggaagagcctactttcaaaatagtaatagaaagtctcccaatgaaaaaggctgcctatgatccgacaatcctaaggcgcataatagaagagcaaatgtatagcatagcagtagcaggagccacccacatcttcacagacggatcggtggacacagaaaatgagagtgctggcgctgctctttgcacgaccagcgttcaggcatattggagactgggaggactagtatcatcaacccaaactgagctgtttgccatacaacaggcattcgcatatgtgattgcacaaaacaatcAAAATGCAattatacacacagactcaaaagctgcacttcaaatactaggacaaaaacagtggaaagataatgtggaaataattaccaccattttgtatcttggagcagtcgctaaaggcaaaggactcaacataactttaaactggatcccatcccatattggaatcccattaaatgaaaaagctgatgaaattgctaaattggcaactcgtcatccagtgatacataaaacaattcaacccagcctagagaacataaaaaacatcatcaccaaaaaactctcacatctcaacaaagcctacctgcaccagagaatagctgaaggttcgccatctgcaacatggtatcttcaggcaaccaaattagaaaggttaaatatcccaaaaggaatccacagggaaatagcagttaggctatatagactacgtctaggttacagatgcaactgggagattggtgaaccccgacagagagagtgcatcttctgccaaacggtcacagaaaagccattacttcactatcttctggaatgtgaagcaaccaatgaccttagaagagctttaagagttcctgaatcaggcagtggccaccctgaaaccatcaacacagccactctcttggtcaacaaaggtgtccagcagctggacaccctcataaagactgtcaagcagtattctcccccgcgataacagcttgatggttaaatgcaacctcagaatactgagaaaaaaaaattgtaccacctacgggctattcatgcccgtgccacctcttgggtggcttaatctttatcaatcaatcaatcttacagatgcaactgggagattggtgaaccccgacagagagagtgcatcttctgccaaactgtcacagaaaagccattacttcactatcttctggaatgtgaagcaaccaatgaccttagaagagctttaagagttcctgaatcttgcagtggccaccctgaagccatcaatacagccactctcctggtcaacaaaggtgtccagcagctggacatcctcataaagactgtcaagcagtatcctccccaagATAACAggttgacgattaaatgcgacctcagaatactgaaaaagagttattgaacaaaaaaaaaaattgtaccacttacgggctattcatgcccgtgccacctcttgggttgcttaatctttatcaatcaatcttacAACTTATCCCAGAAACTCAATCCCCAATGCTCTGTAAGTTCAATTACAGCTTCATTATCTCAATTATAGTATTTCTATGAGCATCCTAATGTTAGTCTCATGGTTTTCTTTTGTACCTTTTCAAGTTTGTTTAGTCTACCTTGGCCGAAACATTGAAATGTGAGGGGCACTTGTACCCCTCTAATCTAACTCTCAAGGGATGTCAATCTGTTGTTCCAATAGAACATCAGAACATGAGAATGAAGGTATTACCATTACCTCTTTTTCcacgtcgtagctcagtcgattaaggcagcgtctgggatgctcacagacgtaggttcgaatcctcatcacggcccttgtggatttgttcatgagaaTGAAGGTAattgccttttggcccatacgaggcagctcctatttatatccacccaatcttattcatatatatgtctaacctacgcttgaaacattcaagggatcctacttctattatatcCACTTTGTTATGTccgttcatccacttgtacacctctatcatgtcacaagtaaattttggatacttcgttaATATtcctggcagcacatcattatgagtgAAGCACTTACACACCAAACAAATTTATTAGACCGAATATTATGGACCAGAAATGGAAAGCAATAGATGTGAAGAATCTTATAGTTAAAAATAGAGtttagtacaaaaggattaagaatgggaaagTCAATCTtgaacaagaattcgtccaagtggttagaaatattaaaaaagagagataaCGAGGGCACaatgaaactatgaagttcgcatagcagggtaagcaaagacaaatcctaatcgTTTTTTTCAGATATAGAACAAAGATTAAGGGAAAGGAtagatccattaaaaactgagacaggtcagatacctTATTATGACGAAGAGATGAATAGTATTTTAAATCAATATTTTATCTAAATTTAGTAAAGAAGAACTTAATCatgaacaaatccgcaagggccgtgacgaggattcgaacctacgtctgagagcatcccagaagctgccttaatcgactgagataagacatggtcaaaagaatttcaACCGGGAAATCATTCTGATTTACCGACGGATCcttcagtctctccgagacacaaaccaattTTACGTTTGGTTTGTTTTACGCaatttcttttgaccatgtcgtagctcagtcgattaaggcagcgtctgggatgctctcagacgtaggttcgaatcctcgtcacggcccttgtggagttgttcatttgatgcatcacatttttgtaatttctgtgtgtaacttaCCATTAtgtcttcagctgaacaagtctatattGGTGGGAagaagacaggttgactagtttagtagttaccagggtggatgttattaaacaaatagtacaaCTCAAGCCTGGTATTACTGTGCATTTCGTTCCTCTTCCgtcgttgttggatatatctGGAAGAAACCTTAAgcgctttctttctttcttttctgaCAAGCTATACACAACTTAAAAATTCCTTTTATCTCTCAAATTTGTTTATAACTGTTCTTGACAGCGTGATAAATTGAGCAAATCTAcaaggggccgtgatgagggttccaacttacgcccgggatgatcccagacgctgccttaagtcGACTAGGACAAGACATGgacaaaagaattgcaactgggaatTCCACTGACTTCACAATTGTTGCTCCCCATTTTAAATGCGCTTATTTATAGCTCtgtaaaataaaatgcttaactCCCATGTTCATCCGTTCTGTGTTATTATTATtctatgacaaagttaatcccaggaattagaaacGTTTCATATTACGAGAGATTTAAAAACCTTTCTTTTCAAAAAGCGAAGATTTAAGGTGACGTGACTGAAGTATTCAGATGGACAACAGCGTATAAcaaagtagatatgataaaggtgttaaatatatcaacacaaaataaaaCACGAAACAGTGTATCATATGAATTGGATACATTTAAATACACAAAGTACCTGGGTAATACTAGTATGGGAATACAGAATATGAACTGCGATACCAAATATCAGGTACCATTATAGACCTTAGATTATGGGCATCTTTCAAGCAGAAGAGAGACATATGTATACATGAGTTTTGGTGGATATAAACAGTAGCCGCGCCGAAGATAacgataggccttctgcagcttcctaatgtattaatatgttcctcctcctccaatgCCTATTATCGTCCCGAGACAACCATGTCAGTAATTCATTGATGACGCGCCGCCTCACTCGACCGTGAGGTGACGAGCGGGGAATATATGGCCAGGAGACGGCTGTAGAAACTTCACAATTGTGTCTTCAGCAGAAGCAGCAAGGATGAAGGTCCTCGTCCTATTGGTCCTGGTGGCTGTCAGCTCCGCCATCCCATTACGTCTGGGAAGGCGagttgaatatcaaataaatgcagCAGTTTTGCAGGATGCTGTATTGTCCTCACCCCAAGCAGACCCAGAGCCTCACATGTCATCACAGCCAGCAGACCTAAAGTCCCAGATGTCCTTGAAGCCAGCAAAGTCCAACGTGACTTTGCAGCCAGCAGACCCAGACTTCAACGTGACTTTGCAGCCAGCAGACCCAGAGTTCAACGTGACTTTGCAGCCAGCAGACCCAGAGTTCAACGTGACTTTGCAGCCAGCAGACCCAGAGTTCAACGTGACTTTGCAGCCAGCAGACCCAGAGTTCAACGTGACTTTGCAGCCAGCAGACCCAGAGTTCAACGTGACTTTGCAGCCAGCAGACCCAGAGTTCAACGTGACTTTGCAGCCAGCAGACCCAGAGTTCAACGTGACTTTGCAGCCAGCAGACCCAGAGTTCAACGTGACTTTGCAGCCAGCAGACCCAGAGTTCAACGTGACTTTGCAGCCAGCAGACCCAGAGTTCAACGTGACTTTGCAGCCAGCAGACCCAGAGTTCAACGTGACTTTGCAGCCAGCAGACCCAAAGTTCAACGTGACTTTGCAGCCAGCAGACCCAAAGTTCAACGTGACTTTGCAGCCAGCAGACCCAAAGTTCAACGTGACTTTGCAGCCAGCAGACCCAAAGTTCAACATGTCGGCGCAACTTGTCCCAGAATTCATCAAATCGAAGCAGCGAGTGGTCAGAAAGTTATTAGAGTTTTCCATTAGCCCCGGAAGGAAAGGCTTGTGGGACATTGTCCTGAATGCGAGATCAGTACATCTCTCTGAGGCATCAGTCCCCAAAACTGTCCAAAATGCGACGACATCAGTCCCCAAAACTGTCCAAAATGCGACGACATCAGTCCCCAAAACTGTCCAAAATGCGACGACATCAGTCCCCAAAACTGTCCAAAATGCGACGACATCAGTCCCCAAAACTGTCCAAAATGCGACGACATCAGTCCCCAAAACTGTCCAAAATGCGACGACATCAGTCCCCAAAACTGTCCAAAATGCGACGACATCAGTCCCCAAAACTGTCCAAAATGCGACGACATCAGTCCCCAAAACTGTCCAAAATGCGACGACATCAGTCCCCAAAACTGTCCAAAATGCGACGACATCAGTCCCCAAAACTGTTCAAAATGCGAGGTCATCAGTCCCCAAAACTGTCCAAAATGCGACGACATCAGTCCCCAAAACTGTCCAAAATGCGAGGTCATCAGTCCCCAAAACTGTCCAAAATGCGAGGTCATCAGTCCCCAAAACTGTCCAAAATGCGAGGTCATCAGTTCCCAAAACTGAACTTTAAGCTTCGCAATA is drawn from Procambarus clarkii isolate CNS0578487 chromosome 90, FALCON_Pclarkii_2.0, whole genome shotgun sequence and contains these coding sequences:
- the LOC123759796 gene encoding uncharacterized protein — encoded protein: MKVLVLLVLVAVSSAIPLRLGRRVEYQINAAVLQDAVLSSPQADPEPHMSSQPADLKSQMSLKPAKSNVTLQPADPDFNVTLQPADPEFNVTLQPADPEFNVTLQPADPEFNVTLQPADPEFNVTLQPADPEFNVTLQPADPEFNVTLQPADPEFNVTLQPADPEFNVTLQPADPEFNVTLQPADPEFNVTLQPADPEFNVTLQPADPKFNVTLQPADPKFNVTLQPADPKFNVTLQPADPKFNMSAQLVPEFIKSKQRVVRKLLEFSISPGRKGLWDIVLNARSVHLSEASVPKTVQNATTSVPKTVQNATTSVPKTVQNATTSVPKTVQNATTSVPKTVQNATTSVPKTVQNATTSVPKTVQNATTSVPKTVQNATTSVPKTVQNATTSVPKTVQNATTSVPKTVQNARSSVPKTVQNATTSVPKTVQNARSSVPKTVQNARSSVPKTVQNARSSVPKTEL